One segment of Pseudoalteromonas rubra DNA contains the following:
- a CDS encoding TonB-dependent receptor, whose amino-acid sequence MFKQSLITFAITSAIFSSQASAAQLKGKVLDTNNQPVPNATVHLHGKSQSVKTDINGQFSINVDQAAQLHVSKDNFINERIDVSPDSPYVTVKLAPSSVESVVVYASALHKSNIEMASPVAVLSGDELKNSAKPTLGETLKQLPGINASYFGPVSSSPIIRGLDGPRVKITQNGLDSSDASRVGPDHANTNDSLAAQQIEVLRGPATLLYGSGAIGGVVNVVDNRIPTDVIEGVQGAAEFSHDTNSNTNTVATLFEAGNNGFNFHFDGVTRKGGDYETPRFGLPGEEHDEHGHDEHGHDDHDEHDEHDEHGHDEHDEHGHDEHGEEEHGETEYAERVANTFIDSEQFNIGASFVGDHLTVGLSYGRIETDYGIPAHSHEHHDHGDEHDEHDHDEHDHDDHDEHSEDEHDHAHGAEEEAVFARVKQDRWQALFNYALHNNWIESIQVRAGFTDYEHSEIEHGAVGTTFTNETTELRTNIEHRLGEWHGIIGYHFSDSDYAAEGAEAFTPATNTKTHAFYVLEERRFGDVTLELGARVEDFALSSNFTSGHDDHDEHDHDDHGHDEHDHEHEGHEDEHMAEVIDYTLDTTNFSASIGAVYDYAEGQNVAVNLSRSERAPLTAELLSNGLHIATSTYELGLGYHIEGDEVHFEPEHIEQERSTNLDISFRRFIGDFGYTVNFFYNDVSNYYYQRNTGYMYTGEHGIELADHHHDGALPVYQFESADAELYGFEFDAHYQIDARNRIKVFGDHLRAELDSGEYLPRIPSNKLGTSYRFELQDFMAELSATHYMTQDNLAQSESKTDSYTLLDASFSYNFSLSGVDLVGYVNVDNITDELGFVHSSFIKEQAPLPGRNFKLGIRGYF is encoded by the coding sequence ATGTTTAAGCAGTCTTTGATCACTTTTGCCATAACCAGCGCAATTTTTTCCTCGCAGGCCTCTGCCGCACAATTAAAAGGTAAAGTGCTGGATACCAATAACCAGCCAGTGCCAAATGCTACTGTGCATTTGCACGGTAAATCTCAGTCCGTTAAAACTGATATTAACGGCCAATTTAGCATTAACGTCGATCAAGCCGCTCAGCTGCATGTCAGTAAAGACAACTTTATCAATGAGCGCATTGATGTTTCTCCGGACTCACCTTATGTAACCGTTAAGCTGGCTCCAAGTTCAGTTGAGAGCGTAGTGGTATATGCCTCTGCTCTGCACAAAAGCAACATCGAAATGGCTTCTCCTGTAGCCGTTTTAAGTGGTGATGAGCTGAAAAACAGCGCAAAGCCAACTCTGGGTGAAACACTCAAGCAACTACCAGGTATCAACGCCAGTTATTTTGGCCCTGTCTCATCAAGTCCGATCATTCGTGGCTTAGATGGTCCACGCGTTAAAATTACCCAAAACGGCCTCGACAGCAGTGATGCATCTCGCGTCGGCCCTGATCATGCCAATACCAACGACTCTCTCGCTGCACAGCAAATTGAAGTGCTACGTGGCCCTGCTACATTGCTATATGGCTCAGGCGCTATTGGTGGTGTAGTTAATGTGGTTGATAATCGTATCCCAACTGATGTGATTGAAGGTGTTCAGGGCGCAGCTGAATTCAGCCATGACACCAATTCAAATACCAATACAGTTGCTACTTTATTCGAAGCAGGCAACAACGGCTTTAACTTCCACTTTGATGGCGTAACGCGTAAAGGCGGCGATTACGAAACACCACGTTTCGGCTTACCTGGCGAAGAACATGACGAGCATGGCCACGATGAACATGGACATGATGATCACGATGAACACGATGAACACGATGAACACGGTCACGATGAGCATGATGAACATGGTCACGATGAGCACGGAGAAGAGGAACACGGCGAGACTGAGTACGCTGAGCGTGTTGCCAATACCTTTATCGACTCCGAGCAATTTAATATTGGTGCCAGCTTCGTTGGCGACCACCTGACGGTTGGCTTGTCGTACGGTCGCATTGAAACCGACTACGGGATCCCTGCCCACTCGCATGAACATCACGACCATGGCGATGAGCATGATGAGCATGATCACGACGAACATGATCATGACGACCATGATGAACATAGTGAAGACGAGCACGACCACGCACATGGGGCAGAAGAAGAAGCAGTCTTCGCTCGTGTTAAGCAAGACAGATGGCAGGCACTGTTTAACTATGCATTGCATAACAACTGGATCGAGTCTATTCAGGTGCGCGCAGGTTTTACCGATTATGAACACTCTGAAATTGAACATGGTGCCGTTGGTACAACATTCACTAACGAAACAACTGAACTGAGAACCAATATCGAGCACAGGTTGGGCGAGTGGCACGGCATTATCGGTTATCACTTCTCTGACAGTGACTACGCCGCTGAAGGCGCAGAAGCGTTCACCCCAGCGACTAACACAAAAACACACGCATTCTACGTGCTTGAAGAGCGCCGTTTTGGTGATGTAACTTTAGAGCTGGGTGCACGTGTTGAAGACTTCGCATTGTCTAGCAACTTTACGTCAGGCCACGATGACCATGACGAGCATGATCATGATGACCACGGTCACGACGAGCATGACCACGAGCATGAAGGTCATGAAGATGAGCACATGGCTGAGGTGATCGACTATACACTGGATACTACTAACTTTAGTGCCTCAATTGGAGCCGTGTATGACTATGCAGAAGGACAAAATGTTGCCGTTAACCTGTCTCGCTCAGAGCGTGCACCTCTGACTGCCGAGTTGTTGTCAAATGGCCTGCACATCGCCACCTCGACCTACGAGCTCGGCCTTGGCTACCACATCGAAGGTGATGAAGTTCACTTCGAACCTGAGCACATTGAACAGGAAAGATCGACGAACCTGGATATCAGTTTCAGACGTTTCATTGGCGATTTTGGTTACACAGTAAACTTCTTCTACAATGATGTCTCAAATTACTATTATCAGCGTAATACTGGCTACATGTATACCGGTGAACACGGCATTGAACTGGCTGATCATCACCATGATGGAGCCCTGCCCGTTTATCAATTTGAAAGCGCCGATGCTGAACTATATGGGTTTGAATTTGACGCCCACTATCAAATTGATGCGCGTAACCGCATTAAGGTCTTTGGTGACCACCTGAGAGCTGAGTTGGACTCAGGCGAATACCTGCCACGTATTCCATCGAACAAGCTGGGCACAAGCTACCGCTTCGAGCTACAAGACTTTATGGCTGAACTAAGTGCTACTCACTACATGACGCAGGACAACCTGGCGCAGTCAGAATCTAAAACAGACAGCTACACCTTGCTTGATGCAAGCTTTAGCTACAACTTCAGTTTATCTGGTGTAGATCTGGTAGGTTATGTGAATGTAGACAACATCACTGATGAACTTGGCTTTGTACATAGCTCATTTATCAAAGAGCAAGCCCCGTTGCCAGGACGTAACTTCAAGTTAGGGATCCGTGGTTACTTCTAA
- a CDS encoding NAD(P)H nitroreductase, producing MDAIELLTTRQSDSNLSFPGPDAAQLEVIKKAALKVPDHGGLKPWRFILVEEHGREKLGEIFYQAAVEEQQEQRIIDRAKSLPERAPMLIIAVSPYMEHPKVPRIEQVESAACSVFAMQQAAFAQGLSGVWRTGYFAQSNSVKRQLGLNEQDEIVGYLYLGTPTVHCTKPVRHQPEDFFTQL from the coding sequence ATGGATGCCATTGAACTATTAACGACGCGACAATCCGACAGCAACTTGTCATTCCCGGGCCCTGATGCGGCTCAGCTGGAAGTAATAAAAAAAGCAGCTCTTAAAGTGCCAGACCACGGTGGATTAAAACCATGGCGCTTTATTCTGGTTGAGGAGCATGGCAGGGAGAAACTGGGCGAGATTTTTTATCAGGCTGCGGTTGAGGAACAACAAGAGCAACGCATCATTGACCGTGCTAAATCCTTACCTGAACGCGCTCCTATGCTTATCATTGCAGTTTCTCCTTATATGGAACATCCAAAAGTGCCCAGAATAGAGCAAGTAGAAAGCGCAGCTTGTAGCGTATTTGCTATGCAGCAGGCGGCCTTCGCTCAGGGACTATCTGGCGTATGGAGAACGGGTTACTTTGCACAAAGTAACTCGGTGAAGCGCCAGTTGGGATTGAATGAACAGGATGAAATCGTTGGTTATCTTTACCTGGGTACACCAACCGTACACTGTACCAAACCTGTCAGGCATCAGCCTGAAGACTTTTTTACTCAGTTGTAA
- a CDS encoding DoxX family protein, translating into MFKSLYSFYRTFLTRLALLDGLAPLMLRLILAPVMIIAGYSKLNLANSDITGLSRLLADENVVAWFGNADWGLGLPAPDLLAFLAGWTEFLGGWFLLIGLATRLVSIPLAVTMFVAATQVHWHNGWFSVAPSNPDTSAAQVFAWLGSDAAKQSLEASAEVAERLSRIKEIVAANGLPEYLYEYGNPVILNNGIEFAAIYFAMLISLLFTGGGRYFSVDYWVRKPLEPEQNYLP; encoded by the coding sequence ATGTTTAAATCACTCTATTCCTTTTATCGTACCTTTCTTACTAGATTAGCCTTGCTCGACGGTCTGGCGCCATTGATGCTCAGGTTGATCCTGGCACCAGTTATGATCATAGCCGGCTACAGCAAACTAAACCTCGCCAATTCTGATATTACTGGCCTATCGCGCTTGCTGGCCGATGAAAATGTGGTGGCTTGGTTTGGTAACGCAGATTGGGGGTTAGGCCTGCCAGCACCGGACTTGCTGGCCTTTCTGGCAGGCTGGACAGAGTTTCTCGGTGGCTGGTTTTTGTTAATTGGTCTGGCAACACGTTTGGTGTCCATTCCACTTGCTGTGACCATGTTTGTCGCTGCGACTCAGGTGCATTGGCATAACGGCTGGTTTTCAGTTGCTCCCAGTAATCCGGATACCAGCGCAGCACAGGTTTTTGCCTGGTTGGGCAGCGATGCTGCGAAGCAGAGTCTGGAAGCAAGCGCAGAAGTCGCTGAACGCTTGTCTCGTATCAAAGAGATTGTTGCAGCGAATGGGCTACCAGAATATCTTTATGAGTATGGCAATCCGGTGATCCTGAACAATGGTATTGAGTTCGCGGCTATCTATTTTGCGATGCTGATAAGTCTCTTGTTTACAGGAGGTGGACGCTACTTTAGTGTGGATTACTGGGTCCGAAAGCCGCTGGAACCTGAGCAAAATTACTTGCCGTAA